From a single Nocardioides panacis genomic region:
- a CDS encoding CocE/NonD family hydrolase, protein MARSRTATLAALGLAAAAGLTLTGVAPSGAQAATDPTPGYSLRHLTVTVKVGPDDHPCLVDADLYKPDRASATSKRPAILTTNGFGGSKDDSNESAIGRGFVKQGYVVLAYTGLGFPGSGCKITLDDPAYDGRAGRQMVSVLAGTKSYLDEDKKPQRIRYVAQEKKGDPRVGMIGGSYGGQIQYAVAMQDKRVDALIPIITWNDLSYSLAPNNTSLSRGVTYTTPGVGKREWVDLFFSVGITAGAQGASVDPARDFPPCPNFADAACAAAVRLNTLGYPDASTLALARHASVSTYVKKVTAPTLVVQGQKDTLFNLQEAVATFRSLRAQGTPTRMVWQSWGHSSSTPAPGELDFDAKSLRDSYLGNRFLNWMNHYVKGSTSAPVGPLFSYFRDYVPYDTRPGYAARAIRAAYVETSRFSQSPTATLFFSGDDGLTPDASKVAPGSASYGGLGAVGSSYSETSGLEGSTVDNPPSDAPGTFASFTSPPLAAPADLVGSSRLRLHLSAPLAAQTQATDAGGRLVLFAKVYDVAPDGTQKLQNRLVSPVRVTDVTAPVDVTLPGVVQRFDAGHRIRVVVAAGDLAYAGNLAPQPVTVTTSPTQPSSLRMPLTTPLHLQ, encoded by the coding sequence ATGGCTCGCTCCCGCACCGCCACCCTCGCCGCCCTCGGCCTCGCCGCCGCCGCCGGGCTCACGCTGACCGGCGTGGCCCCGTCCGGCGCGCAGGCCGCGACCGACCCCACGCCCGGCTACTCGCTGCGGCACCTCACGGTGACCGTGAAGGTCGGGCCGGACGACCACCCCTGCCTCGTGGACGCCGACCTCTACAAGCCCGACCGCGCCTCGGCGACGAGCAAGCGGCCCGCGATCCTGACGACCAACGGGTTCGGCGGCAGCAAGGACGACAGCAACGAGTCCGCGATCGGCCGGGGCTTCGTGAAGCAGGGCTACGTCGTGCTCGCCTACACCGGGCTCGGCTTCCCCGGGTCCGGCTGCAAGATCACCCTCGACGACCCGGCGTACGACGGTCGCGCCGGCCGGCAGATGGTCAGCGTGCTGGCCGGCACCAAGTCCTACCTCGACGAGGACAAGAAGCCGCAGCGGATCCGCTACGTCGCGCAGGAGAAGAAGGGCGACCCGCGCGTGGGCATGATCGGCGGGTCCTACGGCGGCCAGATCCAGTACGCCGTCGCCATGCAGGACAAGCGGGTCGACGCGCTGATCCCGATCATCACCTGGAACGACCTGTCCTACTCGCTGGCCCCGAACAACACCAGCCTGTCGCGCGGCGTCACCTACACGACGCCGGGCGTCGGCAAGCGCGAGTGGGTGGACCTGTTCTTCTCCGTCGGCATCACCGCCGGCGCGCAGGGCGCCTCGGTCGACCCGGCCCGCGACTTCCCGCCGTGCCCGAACTTCGCCGACGCCGCCTGCGCCGCGGCCGTCCGGCTGAACACCCTGGGCTACCCGGACGCGAGCACCCTCGCCCTCGCGCGGCACGCCTCGGTGTCGACGTACGTCAAGAAGGTGACCGCACCGACCCTGGTGGTGCAGGGCCAGAAGGACACCCTGTTCAACCTCCAGGAGGCGGTCGCGACGTTCCGGAGCCTGCGCGCGCAGGGCACCCCGACCCGGATGGTGTGGCAGTCGTGGGGCCACTCGAGCAGCACCCCCGCGCCCGGAGAGCTGGACTTCGACGCGAAGTCGCTGCGGGACTCCTACCTCGGCAACCGGTTCCTGAACTGGATGAACCACTACGTCAAGGGCAGCACCAGCGCGCCGGTCGGCCCGCTGTTCTCCTACTTCCGCGACTACGTCCCCTACGACACCCGCCCCGGGTACGCCGCCCGGGCCATCCGCGCGGCGTACGTCGAGACCTCGCGGTTCTCCCAGTCCCCCACCGCGACGCTCTTCTTCTCGGGCGACGACGGGCTCACCCCGGACGCCTCGAAGGTCGCCCCCGGCTCCGCGTCGTACGGCGGACTCGGTGCCGTCGGCTCGTCGTACTCCGAGACCTCGGGGCTCGAGGGCAGCACGGTCGACAACCCGCCCAGCGACGCCCCCGGCACCTTCGCGTCGTTCACCAGCCCGCCGCTCGCCGCGCCGGCGGACCTGGTCGGCTCCTCCCGGCTGCGCCTGCACCTGTCCGCGCCGCTCGCCGCGCAGACCCAGGCCACGGACGCCGGCGGCAGGCTGGTGCTGTTCGCCAAGGTGTACGACGTCGCGCCCGACGGCACCCAGAAGCTGCAGAACCGGCTCGTCTCACCGGTGCGGGTCACCGACGTCACCGCGCCGGTCGACGTCACGCTGCCGGGCGTGGTCCAGCGCTTCGACGCCGGCCACCGGATCCGGGTCGTGGTCGCGGCCGGCGACCTCGCCTACGCGGGGAACCTCGCGCCGCAGCCGGTGACGGTCACGACGAGCCCGACGCAGCCCAGCTCGCTGCGGATGCCGCTGACGACGCCGCTGCACCTGCAGTAG
- a CDS encoding ATP-binding cassette domain-containing protein has protein sequence MTPPDAAPVIRTQGLTKRYGPVLAVDGIDLDVRAGDVYGFLGANGSGKTTTVRMLLGLVLATSGEAEVLGEPMPRSAATVLPQVGTLVEGPAAYPHLSGRANLELFDAMGSSRRGRRDRVATVLDRVGLGVAGDRRVKGYSLGMRQRLGLAAALLRAPRLLVLDEPTNGLDPQGIREMRDLLLGLNAEGTTIFLSSHLLAEVEQMCTRVGVLDRGRLVVQEDLRALQAPTGRTVVVTPDGDRVVGLLDGRVELRDGDRLVVRADDPATLNRLLVDGGVRVHELGPERRGLEQVVLDATTDPSQVGVSS, from the coding sequence GTGACCCCTCCCGACGCCGCGCCGGTGATCCGCACCCAGGGGCTCACCAAGCGCTACGGGCCGGTGCTGGCGGTCGACGGCATCGACCTCGACGTGCGCGCCGGCGACGTCTACGGCTTCCTCGGCGCCAACGGCTCCGGCAAGACCACGACGGTCCGGATGCTGCTCGGCCTGGTGCTGGCCACCTCCGGGGAGGCCGAGGTGCTCGGCGAGCCGATGCCGCGCTCGGCCGCGACGGTGCTCCCGCAGGTCGGCACGCTGGTCGAGGGCCCCGCGGCGTACCCGCACCTGAGCGGGCGGGCGAACCTCGAGCTGTTCGACGCGATGGGGTCGTCGCGCCGCGGTCGCCGGGACCGGGTCGCCACGGTGCTCGACCGGGTCGGGCTCGGGGTCGCCGGGGACCGGCGGGTGAAGGGGTACTCCCTCGGCATGCGGCAGCGGCTCGGGCTGGCCGCCGCGCTGCTGCGCGCCCCGCGGCTGCTGGTGCTCGACGAGCCCACGAACGGCCTGGACCCGCAGGGCATCCGGGAGATGCGCGACCTGCTCCTCGGGCTGAACGCCGAGGGCACCACGATCTTCCTGTCCAGCCACCTGCTCGCCGAGGTGGAGCAGATGTGCACCCGGGTCGGGGTCCTCGACCGGGGCCGGCTCGTGGTCCAGGAGGACCTGCGCGCGCTGCAGGCGCCGACCGGGCGGACCGTCGTGGTCACCCCCGACGGCGACCGGGTGGTCGGCCTGCTCGACGGCCGCGTCGAGCTCCGCGACGGCGATCGGCTGGTGGTCCGGGCCGACGACCCCGCCACCCTCAACCGGCTCCTGGTCGACGGTGGCGTGCGCGTCCACGAGCTCGGTCCCGAGCGCCGAGGGCTCGAGCAGGTCGTGCTCGACGCGACCACCGACCCGTCCCAGGTAGGGGTGTCCTCGTGA
- the kynU gene encoding kynureninase: protein MTQHPTRADAVALDLASPLRARRELFALPDGVVYLDGNSLGALPRAVAPRLQQVVAEEWGTGLISSWNTADWVGLGRRVGDRIAPLIGVAPGDVHVGDSTTVTLFKTFVAASRLRPGRRVVVLEPTTFPTDGYVAAGVARMLDLELRWCDPADPAASLDEDVALLSLTHVDFRSGAMYDLAALTAAAHDAGALVQWDLCHSTGAVPVALLDADADIAVGCTYKYLNGGPGSPAFAWVHPRHQAAWDQPVTGWFGHSRPFDMDRAFTPADGIARMASGTPPVLALSALDAALDVFDGVSLDVLRAASLSLTDLFLELVNARLGSAFEVITPREHGRRGSQVSLRHEQAYGVVQALVERGVVGDFRTPDVARFGFAPLYVTHADVFDAVGHLVAVLEGDEHLRPEYTVRNAVT from the coding sequence GTGACCCAGCACCCGACGCGCGCCGACGCGGTCGCCCTCGACCTGGCGAGCCCGCTGCGCGCCCGCCGTGAGCTCTTCGCCCTCCCCGACGGGGTCGTGTACCTCGACGGCAACTCGCTCGGCGCGCTGCCCCGCGCGGTGGCGCCGCGGCTGCAGCAGGTGGTCGCCGAGGAGTGGGGCACCGGCCTGATCTCCTCGTGGAACACCGCCGACTGGGTCGGCCTCGGCCGGCGGGTCGGGGACCGGATCGCGCCGCTGATCGGCGTCGCGCCCGGCGACGTGCACGTCGGCGACTCCACGACGGTCACGCTGTTCAAGACGTTCGTGGCCGCCAGCCGGCTGCGGCCCGGCCGCCGCGTGGTGGTGCTGGAGCCGACCACCTTCCCCACCGACGGGTACGTCGCGGCCGGCGTCGCCCGGATGCTCGACCTCGAGCTGCGCTGGTGCGACCCCGCGGACCCGGCCGCCTCCCTCGACGAGGACGTCGCGCTCCTCTCGCTGACCCACGTCGACTTCCGGTCCGGCGCGATGTACGACCTCGCCGCGCTCACCGCCGCCGCGCACGACGCCGGCGCGCTGGTCCAGTGGGACCTCTGCCACTCCACCGGCGCCGTCCCGGTCGCCCTGCTCGACGCCGACGCCGACATCGCGGTCGGCTGCACCTACAAGTACCTCAACGGCGGTCCCGGCTCCCCCGCGTTCGCGTGGGTGCACCCCCGCCACCAGGCCGCCTGGGACCAGCCGGTCACCGGGTGGTTCGGGCACTCCCGCCCGTTCGACATGGACCGCGCCTTCACGCCCGCCGACGGCATCGCCCGGATGGCCTCCGGCACGCCCCCGGTGCTCGCGCTCTCCGCGCTCGACGCCGCGCTCGACGTGTTCGACGGGGTGTCGCTCGACGTGCTCCGGGCGGCGTCGCTGTCGCTGACCGACCTGTTCCTCGAGCTCGTCAACGCCCGCCTGGGCTCCGCCTTCGAGGTGATCACGCCGCGCGAGCACGGCCGGCGCGGGAGCCAGGTGTCGCTGCGGCACGAGCAGGCGTACGGCGTGGTGCAGGCGCTCGTCGAGCGCGGGGTCGTCGGCGACTTCCGCACGCCGGACGTGGCGCGGTTCGGGTTCGCCCCGCTGTACGTCACGCACGCCGACGTCTTCGACGCCGTGGGCCACCTCGTCGCGGTGCTCGAGGGCGACGAGCACCTCCGGCCCGAGTACACGGTGCGGAACGCGGTCACGTGA
- a CDS encoding DUF402 domain-containing protein produces the protein MSGRSAGRVGGHWDVGTPVVRREVLHGHPWAAFTTRVVRDDADLLAVYLAPGSELAFADWPFDRWEHPWRTQGFSTWRGHGKLMLHRPGDAYSVDLFWNGPARAFSGWYLNLQDPVRRYDGGFDTLDHELDYWLPAGGTWQVKDAELFEQRVAEERYTAEQADAIRSTGMAIEQMLTAGDHWWDESWAGWTPPPGWDALAVPAGWPTA, from the coding sequence GTGAGCGGGCGGAGCGCTGGGCGGGTCGGTGGGCACTGGGACGTGGGGACGCCCGTCGTACGGCGGGAGGTGCTGCACGGGCACCCGTGGGCGGCGTTCACGACGCGGGTGGTGCGCGACGACGCAGACCTGCTCGCGGTGTACCTCGCGCCCGGCTCCGAGCTGGCGTTCGCCGACTGGCCGTTCGACCGGTGGGAGCACCCCTGGCGGACCCAGGGCTTCAGCACGTGGCGGGGGCACGGCAAGCTGATGCTGCACCGGCCCGGCGACGCCTACTCCGTCGACCTGTTCTGGAACGGCCCGGCGCGGGCCTTCTCCGGCTGGTACCTCAACCTCCAGGACCCCGTCCGCCGGTACGACGGGGGCTTCGACACCCTCGACCACGAGCTCGACTACTGGCTCCCGGCCGGCGGCACGTGGCAGGTCAAGGACGCCGAGCTGTTCGAGCAGCGGGTCGCCGAGGAGCGGTACACCGCCGAGCAGGCCGACGCGATCCGCTCCACCGGCATGGCGATCGAGCAGATGCTCACCGCGGGCGACCACTGGTGGGACGAGTCCTGGGCCGGCTGGACCCCGCCGCCGGGCTGGGACGCCCTCGCCGTCCCCGCCGGCTGGCCCACCGCCTGA
- a CDS encoding alpha/beta fold hydrolase: MPPTPTASTVRSGDLGLAVREHSPAGPGRPTVVLVHGFPDQQDVWSALVARLPLDRWHVVTYDVRGAGSSDAPAGQDGYRTERLVDDLVAVLDAVLPQGTAVHLVGHDWGSAQLWDAVAAEATDPRLQGRVASFTSISAPSLDHAGRLFASPRGRRPALLRQGLASWYVGLFNVPVLPDLLLRHGHPLLARAGAFREGLPRGHWGPELGRNAVNGLGLYRANVLSRVRRPRPLHTDVPVLVVQPERDNYVTDVFLQDLDASCSDLRVERLDAGHWAVVTHADEVAALVVRHVEAH, from the coding sequence ATGCCACCGACCCCCACGGCCAGCACCGTCCGCTCCGGAGACCTCGGCCTCGCGGTCCGCGAGCACAGTCCGGCCGGCCCTGGACGCCCGACGGTGGTGCTGGTGCACGGCTTCCCGGACCAGCAGGACGTGTGGTCCGCCCTGGTCGCCCGGCTCCCCCTCGACCGCTGGCACGTGGTGACGTACGACGTGCGCGGGGCCGGCTCCTCGGACGCGCCGGCCGGTCAGGACGGGTACCGCACCGAGCGGCTCGTCGACGACCTGGTGGCGGTGCTCGACGCCGTGCTGCCCCAGGGCACGGCGGTGCACCTGGTGGGCCACGACTGGGGATCGGCGCAGCTCTGGGACGCGGTCGCGGCCGAGGCCACCGACCCGCGGCTGCAGGGCCGGGTCGCGTCGTTCACGTCGATCAGCGCGCCGTCCCTCGACCACGCCGGCCGGCTGTTCGCGTCCCCCCGCGGCCGGCGTCCCGCCCTCCTGCGCCAGGGGCTCGCGTCCTGGTACGTCGGGCTGTTCAACGTGCCGGTGCTGCCCGACCTGCTCCTGCGGCACGGGCACCCGCTCCTCGCCAGGGCGGGTGCGTTTCGCGAGGGGCTGCCCCGCGGGCACTGGGGCCCGGAGCTCGGCCGCAACGCCGTGAACGGCCTGGGCCTCTACCGCGCCAACGTGCTCTCCCGCGTACGTCGCCCGCGACCGCTGCACACCGACGTGCCGGTGCTCGTCGTGCAGCCCGAGCGCGACAACTACGTCACCGACGTGTTCCTGCAGGACCTCGACGCCTCCTGCAGCGACCTGCGGGTCGAGCGGCTCGACGCGGGGCACTGGGCCGTCGTCACGCACGCCGACGAGGTGGCCGCGCTCGTCGTACGCCACGTCGAGGCCCACTGA
- a CDS encoding ABC transporter permease: MIRVELVKMLRRPRTWITILMLNALPTLVAVLLAVTDIGPQPGEGPAFLSAVLTDGTLFPLAALAIVLPLFMPVAVAVVAGDAVAGEAAGGTLRYVLTRPVRRTTLLVAKLVSVLAFVLLAVVVVAAVGYVVGRLLLGGGDASGLVTGVSGSSLTSTQLVERTLMSVVYVSLSMLGVAAMALMLSTFTDSAIGAALGALAFLIASTLLLTLDAAAALQPYLPTRYWLSFVDLFRDPIHWRDLTRGVGLQGVYVLVFLGVAWANFTTKDITS; the protein is encoded by the coding sequence GTGATCCGTGTCGAGCTCGTCAAGATGCTGCGGCGGCCCCGCACCTGGATCACCATCCTGATGCTGAACGCGTTGCCGACGCTGGTGGCCGTGCTGCTCGCGGTGACCGACATCGGCCCGCAGCCCGGTGAGGGGCCGGCGTTCCTGTCCGCGGTGCTCACCGACGGCACGCTGTTCCCCCTGGCGGCGCTGGCGATCGTGCTGCCGCTGTTCATGCCGGTGGCGGTGGCGGTGGTGGCCGGTGACGCGGTCGCGGGCGAGGCGGCCGGAGGCACGCTGCGCTACGTGCTCACCCGCCCCGTCCGTCGTACGACGCTGCTGGTGGCCAAGCTGGTCAGCGTGCTCGCGTTCGTGCTGCTCGCGGTCGTGGTGGTCGCCGCCGTCGGGTACGTCGTCGGGCGGCTGCTGCTCGGCGGCGGCGACGCCAGCGGCCTGGTCACCGGCGTGTCCGGGAGCAGCCTGACCTCGACGCAGCTCGTGGAGCGGACGCTGATGTCGGTCGTCTACGTGTCGCTGTCGATGCTGGGCGTCGCAGCGATGGCGCTGATGCTGTCGACGTTCACCGACTCCGCGATCGGCGCGGCGCTGGGGGCGCTGGCCTTCCTGATCGCCTCGACGCTGCTGCTCACCCTGGACGCCGCGGCCGCGCTGCAGCCCTACCTCCCGACCCGCTACTGGCTGTCGTTCGTGGACCTGTTCCGCGACCCGATCCACTGGCGCGACCTGACCCGCGGGGTCGGGCTGCAGGGTGTCTACGTGCTGGTGTTCCTGGGCGTCGCCTGGGCGAACTTCACCACCAAGGACATCACCAGCTGA
- the sucD gene encoding succinate--CoA ligase subunit alpha — MSIFLNENSKVVVQGMTGSEGQKHTRRMIASGTNIVGGVNPKKAGQSIDFDGTAVPVFGSVKEAMDATSADVSVVFVPPAGTKGAVLEAVDAAMPLVVVITEGVPVHDTADFFSYAQAKGTTRIIGPNCPGLISPGLSNAGIIPANITKAGRVGLVSKSGTLTYQMMYELRDYGFSSAVGIGGDPIIGTTHIDCLKAFEEDPDTDAIVMIGEIGGDAEERAAAYIKDNVKKPVVGYVAGFTAPEGKTMGHAGAIVSGSSGTAQAKKEALEAVGVKVGKTPSETAELMREILKDL; from the coding sequence ATGTCAATCTTTCTGAACGAGAACTCCAAGGTCGTCGTGCAGGGCATGACGGGCTCCGAGGGGCAGAAGCACACCCGTCGGATGATCGCCTCCGGCACGAACATCGTCGGCGGCGTGAACCCGAAGAAGGCCGGCCAGAGCATCGACTTCGACGGCACCGCCGTCCCGGTGTTCGGCTCGGTCAAGGAGGCGATGGACGCCACCAGCGCCGACGTCTCGGTCGTCTTCGTCCCGCCGGCCGGCACCAAGGGTGCCGTCCTCGAGGCCGTCGACGCCGCGATGCCGCTCGTCGTGGTGATCACCGAGGGCGTCCCGGTGCACGACACCGCGGACTTCTTCTCCTACGCGCAGGCCAAGGGCACCACGCGGATCATCGGCCCGAACTGCCCCGGCCTGATCAGCCCCGGACTGTCCAACGCGGGCATCATCCCGGCCAACATCACCAAGGCCGGCCGGGTCGGCCTCGTGTCGAAGTCCGGCACGCTGACCTACCAGATGATGTACGAGCTGCGTGACTACGGCTTCTCCTCGGCCGTCGGCATCGGTGGCGACCCGATCATCGGTACGACGCACATCGACTGCCTCAAGGCGTTCGAGGAGGACCCGGACACCGACGCGATCGTGATGATCGGCGAGATCGGCGGCGACGCCGAGGAGCGTGCGGCGGCGTACATCAAGGACAACGTCAAGAAGCCGGTCGTCGGCTACGTCGCGGGCTTCACCGCTCCCGAGGGCAAGACGATGGGCCACGCCGGCGCGATCGTGTCCGGCTCGTCCGGCACCGCGCAGGCGAAGAAGGAGGCCCTCGAGGCCGTCGGCGTCAAGGTCGGCAAGACGCCGTCCGAGACCGCCGAGCTGATGCGCGAGATCCTCAAGGACCTCTGA
- the sucC gene encoding ADP-forming succinate--CoA ligase subunit beta, translating into MDLMEYQAKELFAKHGVPVTVGTVVTKAEDAAAAAEEQGGRVVVKAQVQAGGRGKAGGVKLAETPQDAVARAEDILGMDIKGLTVHRVLIAPAADIKDEYYFSFLVDRANRDYLCIASVEGGVEIEVVAHENPEALAKVSIDPQVGVDDAKAAEIVAATRFPAEVADQAKDVIKKLWDVFIKEDATLVEVNPLCLLGDGTLEALDGKVTLDENAEFRHEEHAAFEDKQAADPLEAKAKAKGLNYVKLDGAVGIIGNGAGLVMSTLDVVAYAGEKYDGVKPANFLDIGGGASAEVMANGLDVILNDSQVKSVFVNVFGGITSCDAVANGIVHALEILGDEANKPLVVRLDGNNVEEGRRILNEANHPLVTLVDTMDGAADRAAELASK; encoded by the coding sequence GTGGACCTGATGGAGTACCAAGCGAAGGAGCTCTTCGCCAAGCATGGCGTGCCGGTCACCGTCGGCACCGTCGTGACCAAGGCCGAGGACGCCGCAGCCGCAGCCGAGGAGCAGGGCGGCCGCGTCGTCGTCAAGGCCCAGGTGCAGGCAGGTGGCCGGGGCAAGGCCGGCGGGGTCAAGCTCGCCGAGACGCCCCAGGACGCCGTGGCCCGCGCCGAGGACATCCTCGGCATGGACATCAAGGGCCTGACGGTCCACCGGGTGCTGATCGCACCGGCCGCCGACATCAAGGACGAGTACTACTTCTCGTTCCTGGTCGACCGGGCCAACCGGGACTACCTGTGCATCGCCAGCGTCGAGGGCGGCGTCGAGATCGAGGTCGTCGCGCACGAGAACCCCGAGGCGCTCGCCAAGGTGTCGATCGACCCGCAGGTCGGCGTCGACGACGCGAAGGCCGCCGAGATCGTCGCGGCCACCAGGTTCCCGGCCGAGGTCGCCGACCAGGCGAAGGACGTCATCAAGAAGCTGTGGGACGTCTTCATCAAGGAGGACGCCACGCTGGTCGAGGTGAACCCGCTGTGCCTGCTCGGCGACGGCACCCTCGAGGCGCTCGACGGCAAGGTCACCCTCGACGAGAACGCGGAGTTCCGCCACGAGGAGCACGCCGCGTTCGAGGACAAGCAGGCGGCCGACCCGCTCGAGGCCAAGGCGAAGGCCAAGGGCCTCAACTACGTGAAGCTCGACGGTGCCGTGGGCATCATCGGCAACGGCGCCGGCCTCGTGATGTCGACGCTCGACGTGGTCGCCTACGCCGGTGAGAAGTACGACGGAGTGAAGCCGGCGAACTTCCTCGACATCGGCGGCGGCGCCTCGGCCGAGGTGATGGCCAACGGCCTCGACGTGATCCTCAACGACAGCCAGGTCAAGAGCGTCTTCGTCAACGTCTTCGGCGGCATCACCTCCTGCGACGCGGTCGCCAACGGCATCGTGCACGCCCTGGAGATCCTGGGCGACGAGGCCAACAAGCCGCTCGTCGTACGCCTCGACGGCAACAACGTCGAGGAGGGGCGCCGCATCCTGAACGAGGCGAACCACCCGCTCGTGACGCTGGTGGACACCATGGACGGCGCAGCTGACCGCGCCGCCGAGCTGGCTTCGAAGTAG
- a CDS encoding lipase family alpha/beta hydrolase: MLDSLAPARRRLVLLTGAGALAAVVALAAVLVVRTTTGGVTPAAQDEPGPVLLVSGYGGSTRALTPLRDVLVAAGRDVVVVPVLGGGTGDIDAQAAALDDRAASAMRRFGATSVDVVGYSAGGVVARDWVRDHDGASAARRVLSIGSPQHGTSLAELALGIGGRCPVACRQLEPDSDLLRGLNARDETPAGPVFVSVWSAADEVVVPADSARLSGALNFTVQSVCPGADTAHGDLPRDPVVQAALGTVLGAAAPEAPAGTTC, from the coding sequence GTGCTCGACTCCCTGGCCCCCGCGCGCCGCCGCCTGGTGCTGCTCACCGGGGCCGGCGCGCTGGCCGCCGTCGTCGCGCTCGCGGCCGTGCTCGTCGTCCGGACCACCACCGGGGGCGTCACGCCGGCGGCGCAGGACGAGCCGGGACCGGTGCTGCTGGTCAGCGGCTACGGCGGCTCGACCCGTGCGCTGACCCCGCTGCGCGACGTGCTCGTCGCGGCCGGGCGCGACGTCGTGGTGGTGCCCGTGCTCGGCGGCGGGACCGGGGACATCGACGCGCAGGCCGCCGCCCTGGACGACCGGGCGGCGTCGGCGATGAGGCGGTTCGGCGCGACGTCGGTCGACGTGGTCGGCTACTCCGCCGGCGGCGTGGTCGCGCGCGACTGGGTCCGCGACCACGACGGCGCGAGCGCCGCGCGCCGGGTGCTCAGCATCGGCTCGCCGCAGCACGGCACGTCGCTCGCCGAGCTGGCGCTGGGGATCGGCGGCCGGTGCCCGGTCGCCTGCCGGCAGCTCGAGCCGGACAGCGACCTGCTGCGCGGGCTCAACGCCCGCGACGAGACACCGGCCGGGCCGGTGTTCGTCTCGGTCTGGTCCGCGGCCGACGAGGTCGTCGTCCCGGCCGACTCGGCCCGGCTCTCCGGGGCGCTGAACTTCACCGTGCAGTCCGTGTGCCCCGGGGCCGACACCGCGCACGGCGACCTGCCCCGGGACCCGGTGGTGCAGGCCGCGCTCGGCACCGTGCTCGGCGCCGCCGCCCCCGAGGCGCCCGCCGGCACCACCTGCTGA
- a CDS encoding cobalamin B12-binding domain-containing protein → MAAPIRIVVAKPGLDGHDRGAKVIARALRDAGHEVIYTGLHQTPEQIVETAIQEDADVIGLSVLSGAHMTLFKKLIGLLAERDASDIVVIGGGIIPEADIPLLKEMGVAEVFTPGAPTTRIVEWVRDNVVDDSSVGA, encoded by the coding sequence ATGGCGGCTCCGATCCGGATCGTGGTGGCGAAGCCCGGGCTCGACGGTCATGACCGCGGTGCCAAGGTGATCGCCCGCGCGCTGCGCGACGCCGGCCACGAGGTCATCTACACCGGCCTGCACCAGACCCCCGAGCAGATCGTCGAGACCGCCATCCAGGAGGACGCCGACGTGATCGGCCTGTCCGTCCTGTCCGGTGCGCACATGACGCTGTTCAAGAAGCTCATCGGGCTGCTCGCCGAGCGCGACGCCAGCGACATCGTGGTGATCGGCGGCGGGATCATCCCCGAGGCCGACATCCCGCTGCTCAAGGAGATGGGGGTCGCCGAGGTGTTCACCCCCGGCGCCCCCACCACCCGCATCGTGGAGTGGGTGCGCGACAACGTCGTCGACGACTCCTCCGTCGGCGCCTGA
- a CDS encoding cell division protein PerM produces the protein MVASGAVLMGCMALGLVGWFASDAGGHGTTRDAIRVGADGWLLAHGATLHLTTGAVSATVTALPLGLTVLCAYVAHRLGAWAARTSAVEDAGTVLLGTVVMSGLYGVVALVTALLAATATAESSLLRAFAGGFALAFVGGGSGILAGSAHVVDWRGRVPETGRAILKGALAATLAMVAAGAVLLAVALVLDLGSAANVLSRLHADTSGGLLYTVLVAAVAPNAALLSGSYLLGPGFAVGTGTVVSPSAVVLGPVPAFPLLAALPSEGSPSPLTSALVAVPVLVGALAAVLVVRRFPAYGFEVGAVRGLGSGVLGGVLLTVLVMLAGGAVGPGRMADVGADLVPTFVAATVAMGVGGLVGGVGATWWSRRR, from the coding sequence GTGGTCGCCTCCGGTGCCGTGCTGATGGGGTGCATGGCCCTCGGCCTGGTCGGCTGGTTCGCCTCCGACGCGGGCGGCCACGGCACCACCCGCGACGCGATCCGGGTCGGCGCGGACGGCTGGCTGCTCGCCCACGGCGCCACCCTGCACCTCACCACCGGTGCGGTCAGCGCGACCGTCACCGCGCTCCCGCTCGGCCTCACCGTGCTCTGCGCGTACGTCGCGCACCGGCTCGGCGCCTGGGCCGCCCGCACGTCCGCGGTCGAGGATGCCGGCACCGTGCTGCTCGGCACCGTCGTGATGTCCGGCCTGTACGGCGTCGTGGCGCTGGTCACCGCGCTGCTGGCGGCGACCGCCACCGCCGAGTCCAGCCTGCTGCGCGCGTTCGCGGGCGGCTTCGCGCTGGCCTTCGTCGGCGGCGGCTCGGGCATCCTGGCCGGCAGCGCGCACGTCGTGGACTGGCGGGGGAGGGTCCCGGAGACCGGCCGGGCGATCCTGAAGGGGGCGCTCGCCGCGACGCTGGCGATGGTCGCGGCCGGCGCCGTGCTGCTCGCCGTCGCGCTCGTCCTGGACCTCGGGTCGGCCGCGAACGTGCTGTCCCGGCTGCACGCGGACACCTCCGGCGGGCTGCTCTACACCGTGCTCGTCGCGGCCGTCGCCCCGAACGCCGCGCTGCTCTCCGGCTCCTACCTGCTGGGCCCCGGCTTCGCCGTCGGCACCGGCACGGTGGTCTCGCCGTCGGCCGTGGTGCTCGGCCCCGTCCCGGCGTTCCCGCTGCTCGCGGCGCTGCCCTCCGAGGGCTCGCCGTCGCCGCTCACGAGCGCCCTGGTCGCCGTACCCGTGCTGGTGGGTGCGCTCGCCGCGGTGCTGGTGGTCCGCCGCTTCCCAGCCTACGGCTTCGAGGTCGGCGCGGTCCGCGGGCTCGGGTCGGGGGTGCTGGGCGGCGTCCTGCTCACCGTGCTGGTGATGCTCGCCGGCGGTGCGGTCGGGCCCGGGCGGATGGCCGACGTCGGCGCCGACCTGGTGCCCACCTTCGTGGCCGCCACCGTCGCGATGGGCGTCGGCGGTCTCGTCGGCGGCGTCGGCGCCACCTGGTGGTCGCGCCGTCGGTAG